One part of the [Synechococcus] sp. NIES-970 genome encodes these proteins:
- a CDS encoding hydrolase, alpha/beta fold family — protein sequence MATTIIRDVLHTYELTPAPHPHHHLGGCAERPVLVFIHGWLLSRIYWQPLIQSLQSDYDCLTYDLRGFGESAAKIKGDRYPNQGYTLAEYATDLQHLLQTLHLENVWLVGHSLGGSIALWGAAACADRVRGVICLNSGGGIYLKEDFEKFRTAGQALVKNRWPMLKHLPLLDVVFSRLMVHRPLKRHWGKQRIHDFLQADAQAALGSLLETTTEQEVHHLPQLIATLSQPVYFLAGQQDMVMELKYVRHLASFHHGFGCRGDNVLEIEQCGHLAMVEQVAQVAENIRKILSQHSL from the coding sequence ATGGCAACAACGATCATTCGGGATGTGCTCCATACCTATGAGCTAACGCCGGCCCCCCACCCGCACCATCACCTCGGCGGTTGCGCGGAGCGGCCTGTCCTCGTTTTTATCCATGGCTGGCTCCTCAGTCGCATCTATTGGCAACCCCTAATCCAATCCTTGCAGTCAGACTATGATTGTCTTACCTATGATTTGCGTGGTTTTGGGGAATCGGCAGCCAAAATCAAGGGCGATCGCTATCCAAATCAAGGCTATACCCTTGCCGAATATGCCACTGACCTCCAGCACTTACTCCAAACCCTGCATTTAGAAAATGTCTGGCTTGTCGGTCATTCCCTAGGGGGCAGTATTGCCCTTTGGGGAGCGGCGGCCTGTGCTGACCGCGTGCGAGGGGTCATCTGCCTCAACTCCGGCGGTGGCATTTACCTCAAAGAAGATTTTGAAAAATTTCGCACTGCAGGGCAAGCATTGGTTAAAAATCGCTGGCCGATGCTCAAGCACTTACCCCTGTTAGATGTGGTCTTTTCTCGACTGATGGTCCACCGGCCTCTCAAACGCCATTGGGGAAAGCAGAGAATCCATGACTTTCTCCAAGCTGATGCCCAAGCGGCCCTGGGCTCTCTCCTAGAAACCACCACCGAACAGGAAGTCCATCATCTCCCCCAATTGATCGCAACATTATCCCAACCTGTTTATTTCTTGGCGGGTCAGCAAGATATGGTGATGGAGTTAAAATATGTGCGCCATTTAGCCAGTTTCCACCATGGTTTTGGTTGTCGGGGGGACAATGTTCTGGAAATTGAACAATGTGGCCATTTGGCGATGGTAGAACAGGTGGCACAAGTGGCAGAAAATATCCGCAAAATTTTAAGTCAACATAGCCTCTAA
- a CDS encoding hypothetical protein (conserved hypothetical protein), which translates to MTDALKPSNLELLKRFNRSFPEFYEQFVSSDAQFQNLQLAYQLYRSKEPLIEVNTDGSRSTFQFAYRNQSFLLSDIFGILTAYGLTIHNLSLYGQTQAPMLVFIKLSISRNNQSLSPKTADNLCRAIREAIAGRFEVEEMLAVEFNFDQGLDQVSTEFYIDPVFHLPTLIIEAEEQVGLLYRVMYAIWQEDLLVINANLVSWRGRTRLILYLFGPNESAIPDYLGQRIAISVRDRLLRPQR; encoded by the coding sequence ATGACCGATGCGCTCAAACCATCCAACCTAGAGCTGCTCAAGCGCTTTAACCGTTCATTTCCCGAGTTTTATGAACAGTTTGTCAGTAGTGACGCCCAATTTCAAAACCTGCAATTGGCCTATCAGCTCTATCGTTCCAAGGAACCACTGATCGAAGTTAACACCGATGGCTCCCGGAGTACGTTTCAATTTGCCTACCGCAACCAATCCTTCCTTCTGAGCGATATTTTCGGCATCCTGACGGCCTATGGTCTAACCATCCACAATTTGAGTCTCTATGGCCAGACCCAAGCGCCGATGTTGGTTTTCATCAAACTCAGTATCTCCCGCAACAATCAGTCCCTAAGCCCAAAAACAGCGGACAATCTCTGTCGGGCGATCCGGGAGGCGATCGCCGGACGATTTGAGGTCGAAGAAATGCTGGCAGTTGAATTTAACTTCGATCAGGGCCTCGATCAGGTGAGCACAGAGTTTTATATCGATCCGGTATTTCATCTACCGACCCTGATTATCGAAGCAGAAGAACAGGTGGGGCTGCTTTACCGGGTCATGTATGCCATTTGGCAAGAAGATCTGTTGGTGATTAATGCCAACCTTGTTTCCTGGCGCGGCCGCACAAGATTGATTCTCTATCTGTTTGGCCCCAATGAAAGTGCAATTCCAGACTATTTGGGCCAGCGGATCGCTATCAGTGTGCGCGATCGCCTCCTCCGTCCCCAGCGTTAG
- a CDS encoding hypothetical protein (conserved hypothetical protein) produces MLHRKINQICNDEKEVCIFLRDQQRWIENATITAFEGEILTIRYETEEEDEISSWEELVRLESVGAITQKLASVPKMDVEIAVSEDCPAAEQIFPHFPDAKNQD; encoded by the coding sequence ATGCTACACCGCAAGATTAATCAAATCTGCAATGATGAAAAGGAAGTTTGCATATTCTTGCGGGATCAACAGCGCTGGATTGAAAATGCAACAATCACAGCCTTTGAGGGGGAAATTCTGACTATTCGTTATGAAACGGAAGAAGAAGACGAAATTTCCTCCTGGGAAGAACTGGTTCGTTTAGAAAGTGTTGGGGCCATCACCCAAAAACTAGCTTCGGTACCAAAAATGGACGTGGAAATTGCCGTTTCTGAGGATTGTCCGGCAGCGGAACAGATTTTCCCCCATTTTCCGGATGCTAAAAACCAGGACTAG